A genomic stretch from Thermoleophilaceae bacterium includes:
- a CDS encoding MlaD family protein, with protein sequence MRRLFSMLLLAAGTAAIALFTGAAGDEESGKRYEIVFDNAFGLVEGGDLKIGGVIAGETTGFQLEEKPPYRVVAEVVVDEPGFASFRTDAECDVRQQSLIGEYFVDCDIGEEPSELPDGGRVPVEQTSSTIPLDLIQNVMRRPYRERFRLILSELGTGLAGRPQELNEVVRRAHPALRETSETFEILADHNRIIRDFIENADQVSAEVEPFREDLARWAQESSDTAGIQASRSEELGRYWNRLPRFLAELEPTMAQLERTASRQIPTLQRLRRAAPDLQRFFVAVQPFARSSRASLSSLGEAAVTGRGAIAESGEEIAELRALAEDAPRLGKPLRQFLQAIDDRRRSYEDDPEAGLRAPPAPDKTAYRDGQGYTGMENLFNYIYWQTLGINAFDELGHLLRVGLLAGGSCLRYTARPDQELIDSCASWLGPFQPGVTDPDPTAGAGEAAALERTARRSEDAPGPAADGPAVRATEPLPGQPDRSRPQIVLPRAVQELVDRLGGLLSRDGGDPPGDARQAPGSGGADGQLLDYLLTP encoded by the coding sequence ATGCGCCGGCTCTTCTCCATGCTCCTCCTGGCCGCCGGCACGGCCGCGATCGCGCTGTTCACGGGCGCGGCAGGCGACGAGGAGTCGGGTAAGCGCTACGAGATCGTGTTCGACAACGCCTTCGGGCTCGTGGAGGGCGGCGACCTCAAGATCGGGGGCGTGATCGCGGGCGAGACGACCGGCTTCCAGCTCGAGGAGAAGCCGCCGTATCGCGTGGTGGCCGAGGTGGTCGTGGACGAGCCGGGGTTCGCCTCGTTCCGCACCGATGCCGAATGCGACGTCCGGCAGCAGTCGCTGATCGGCGAGTACTTCGTGGACTGTGACATCGGCGAGGAGCCGAGTGAGCTGCCCGACGGCGGGCGGGTGCCGGTGGAGCAGACCTCCTCGACGATCCCGCTCGACCTGATCCAGAACGTCATGCGGCGCCCCTACCGGGAGCGCTTCCGGCTGATCCTGTCGGAGCTCGGCACGGGCCTGGCCGGCCGGCCGCAGGAGCTGAACGAGGTGGTGCGCCGCGCCCACCCCGCGCTGCGCGAGACCAGCGAGACGTTCGAGATCCTCGCCGACCACAACCGCATCATCCGCGACTTCATCGAGAACGCGGACCAGGTGAGCGCCGAGGTCGAGCCCTTCCGCGAGGACCTCGCGCGCTGGGCGCAGGAGTCGTCCGACACCGCCGGCATCCAGGCCTCGCGCAGCGAGGAGCTGGGGCGCTACTGGAACCGGCTCCCGCGCTTCCTCGCCGAGCTCGAGCCCACCATGGCCCAGCTCGAGCGCACCGCCTCGCGCCAGATCCCGACGCTGCAGCGGCTGCGCCGGGCGGCGCCCGACCTGCAGCGCTTCTTCGTCGCCGTCCAGCCCTTCGCGCGCTCCTCCCGTGCCTCGCTGAGCTCGCTGGGAGAGGCGGCGGTCACCGGGCGGGGGGCGATCGCCGAGTCGGGTGAGGAGATCGCCGAGCTGCGGGCGCTCGCCGAGGACGCACCCCGCCTCGGCAAGCCGCTGCGCCAGTTCCTCCAGGCCATCGACGACCGCCGGCGCTCGTACGAGGACGACCCGGAGGCCGGCCTCCGGGCCCCGCCGGCGCCCGACAAGACCGCATACCGGGACGGCCAGGGCTACACCGGGATGGAGAACCTCTTCAACTACATCTACTGGCAGACGCTGGGCATCAACGCGTTCGACGAGCTCGGCCACCTCCTGCGGGTGGGCCTGCTGGCCGGCGGGTCGTGCCTGCGCTACACCGCCCGCCCGGACCAGGAGCTGATCGACAGCTGCGCCTCCTGGCTCGGCCCGTTCCAGCCCGGCGTCACGGATCCGGATCCCACGGCCGGCGCCGGGGAGGCCGCCGCGCTGGAGCGCACGGCGAGGCGCTCGGAGGACGCCCCAGGGCCCGCGGCGGACGGCCCCGCCGTGCGTGCCACGGAGCCGCTGCCCGGCCAGCCCGACCGTTCGCGGCCGCAGATCGTCCTCCCGCGGGCCGTGCAGGAGCTCGTCGACCGCCTCGGCGGGCTGCTCTCGCGCGACGGCGGCGACCCGCCCGGCGACGCCCGTCAGGCACCGGGCTCAGGCGGCGCCGACGGTCAGCTCCTCGACTACCTCCTGACACCATGA
- a CDS encoding MlaD family protein produces MTGRGDASSDRDGDSGSPLARTAALIAVGLAIAFVAVILFGAGGGGYEIKARFLNAGQLVQGNFVEIGGTQAGEVTGFRITPDGEAEVDLSIRDEYAPLRVGTRAVIRTGSLSSTSNRYVELFLPGEDEAGGDIPEGGVLTADRTAANVELDQLFNTLDPETREDLQGFYEGLNRAYTGRGEQANRGLLYLNPQLAASSRLFEELRHDPPVLERFLVDSSRLVTSLAARRDDLAALIGNLNATTRALGTERVALAEAIQRFPGFMRTANTTYVNLRGTLDELDPFVAASKPVAQRLQPYLRQLRPFAREARPTVRDLRALLRTPRAGNDLLELQRTYPPLADIALETADREVDFGTGPAAVGETRGAFPELAEALTDSAPVVAHGRPYTTDFLGWMDDFSHTGAYDALGSFSRAQTFFNAFSVNDNTLNFIPLVDRGEVFSSIARTGQLKRCPGGAEEAADDGSNVFSEEQQRELDCVESHRATGPIE; encoded by the coding sequence GTGACCGGCAGGGGTGACGCCAGCAGTGACCGGGATGGGGACAGCGGCAGCCCGCTGGCCCGCACCGCTGCGCTGATCGCCGTCGGCCTGGCGATCGCGTTCGTGGCCGTCATCCTGTTCGGAGCAGGAGGCGGCGGGTACGAGATCAAGGCCCGCTTCCTCAATGCCGGGCAGCTCGTGCAGGGCAACTTCGTCGAGATCGGCGGCACCCAGGCGGGCGAGGTCACCGGCTTCCGCATCACGCCGGACGGTGAGGCCGAGGTCGACCTCTCGATCCGCGACGAGTATGCGCCGCTGCGAGTGGGCACCCGCGCGGTCATCCGGACCGGCTCGCTCTCGTCCACGTCCAACCGCTATGTGGAGCTGTTCCTCCCCGGCGAGGACGAGGCCGGCGGCGACATCCCGGAGGGCGGCGTGCTCACGGCCGACCGCACCGCGGCCAACGTCGAGCTCGACCAGCTCTTCAACACCCTCGACCCCGAGACCCGGGAGGACCTTCAGGGCTTCTACGAGGGGCTCAACCGGGCCTACACCGGCCGCGGTGAGCAGGCCAACCGCGGGCTGCTGTACCTCAACCCGCAGCTCGCGGCCTCCAGCCGCCTGTTCGAGGAGCTGCGCCACGACCCGCCGGTGCTCGAGCGCTTCCTCGTGGACTCCTCGCGCCTCGTGACGTCACTCGCCGCCCGCCGTGACGACCTGGCGGCGCTGATCGGCAACCTCAACGCCACCACGCGCGCGCTCGGCACCGAGCGTGTCGCGCTCGCGGAGGCCATCCAGCGCTTCCCCGGCTTCATGCGCACGGCCAACACGACGTACGTCAACCTGCGCGGGACGCTCGACGAGCTGGATCCGTTCGTGGCCGCGTCCAAGCCCGTGGCCCAGCGCTTGCAGCCGTATCTCCGGCAGCTGCGGCCCTTCGCCCGCGAGGCGCGGCCCACCGTGCGGGACCTGCGGGCGCTGCTGCGCACCCCACGCGCCGGCAACGACCTGCTCGAGCTCCAGCGCACCTATCCGCCGCTGGCCGACATCGCGCTCGAGACGGCGGACCGGGAGGTCGACTTCGGCACGGGTCCCGCGGCGGTGGGGGAGACGCGCGGCGCCTTCCCTGAGCTGGCCGAGGCGCTCACCGACAGCGCGCCCGTCGTTGCCCACGGCCGTCCCTACACCACCGACTTCCTCGGCTGGATGGACGACTTCTCCCACACCGGCGCCTACGACGCGCTCGGCAGCTTCTCGCGCGCGCAGACGTTCTTCAACGCGTTCAGCGTGAACGACAACACGCTGAACTTCATCCCGCTCGTCGATCGCGGCGAGGTCTTCAGCTCGATCGCCCGCACCGGCCAGCTCAAGCGCTGCCCGGGCGGCGCGGAGGAGGCCGCCGACGACGGCTCGAACGTGTTCAGCGAGGAGCAGCAGCGGGAGCTGGACTGCGTGGAGTCCCACCGGGCCACGGGGCCGATCGAATGA
- a CDS encoding MlaD family protein, whose amino-acid sequence MRTAIRKHTRDFVALLAMFAVGIGVGGYLLANQRLRFPILEEKPFVVWVELQNAQAVTPGQGQTVRVSGMEVGSIGTVELHEGKARVRLDLEERYSELVRRDATALLRPRTGLKDMFLALDPGSPGAPAVEEDGVIAAANTSTDVNPDEILSALDRDTRDYLKLLINGAGKGLEDRGGDLREVFRRLGPLHRDLSRLNRLVATRRENLARLINNYGSTIERLGREDRRLVELVSASSEVFDKLALQDAEISQAVERLPSALAQTEATLRRVRELGDVAGPAFEALRPAVRELDAANSELRPLGEEIEPVLRERIRPFVRDARPYIDDLRPAAEDLGEASPDLRESFYELNRFFNIAAFNPGGAEQLSGDLAADTAREEGLLYWLAWVAKNSNSLFATGDAQGPLRRFVPLASCSTYLGLVQEPGGAAIVEEILGLGDVLSDPGLCP is encoded by the coding sequence ATGAGGACCGCCATCCGCAAGCACACGCGCGACTTCGTCGCCCTGCTCGCGATGTTCGCCGTGGGGATAGGCGTGGGCGGATACCTGCTCGCCAACCAGCGGCTGCGCTTCCCGATCCTGGAGGAGAAGCCGTTCGTCGTCTGGGTCGAGCTGCAGAACGCGCAGGCGGTCACGCCCGGGCAGGGACAGACCGTCCGGGTGTCAGGCATGGAAGTGGGCTCGATCGGAACCGTGGAGCTGCACGAGGGCAAGGCTCGCGTGCGGCTCGATCTCGAGGAGCGCTACTCCGAGCTCGTGCGCAGGGACGCCACAGCGCTGCTGCGCCCGCGCACCGGCCTGAAGGACATGTTCCTCGCGCTCGATCCCGGCAGCCCGGGGGCGCCGGCCGTCGAGGAGGACGGCGTGATCGCCGCCGCGAACACGTCCACCGACGTCAACCCGGACGAGATCCTCTCGGCACTGGACCGCGACACCCGCGACTACCTCAAGCTGCTGATCAACGGCGCGGGGAAGGGCCTGGAGGACCGCGGCGGCGACCTGCGCGAGGTGTTCCGCCGGCTCGGCCCGCTGCACCGCGACCTCTCGCGGCTGAACCGGCTGGTGGCCACGCGGCGCGAGAACCTGGCGCGGCTCATCAACAACTACGGCTCGACGATCGAGCGACTCGGACGTGAGGACCGCCGCCTCGTGGAGCTGGTGTCCGCGTCGAGCGAGGTCTTCGACAAGCTGGCGCTGCAGGACGCCGAGATCTCGCAGGCCGTCGAGCGGCTGCCGTCCGCGCTCGCCCAGACCGAGGCCACGCTCCGGCGGGTGCGTGAGCTCGGTGACGTCGCGGGCCCGGCGTTCGAGGCGCTGCGCCCCGCGGTGCGCGAGCTCGACGCGGCCAACTCCGAGCTGCGCCCGCTCGGCGAGGAGATCGAGCCCGTGCTCCGCGAGCGCATCCGGCCGTTCGTGCGCGACGCGCGTCCCTACATCGACGACCTCCGGCCCGCCGCCGAGGATCTCGGCGAGGCCAGCCCCGATCTGCGCGAGAGCTTCTACGAGCTCAACCGCTTCTTCAACATCGCCGCCTTCAACCCGGGCGGCGCCGAACAGCTCTCGGGCGACCTCGCGGCCGACACCGCCCGCGAGGAGGGCCTCCTGTACTGGCTCGCCTGGGTGGCGAAGAACTCCAACTCCCTGTTCGCCACAGGCGACGCCCAGGGCCCGCTGCGGCGCTTCGTGCCGCTGGCCAGCTGCTCGACCTACCTCGGGCTCGTGCAGGAGCCCGGCGGTGCGGCCATCGTCGAGGAGATCCTCGGCCTGGGCGACGTGCTCTCCGACCCGGGGCTGTGCCCCTAG
- a CDS encoding MlaD family protein codes for MQKQTPTTAKLAAMVAFTLSCFGLLLFLWVSFGGPSPLRPEGYRFNVRFDEATLLVQEADVRMAGLNVGKVKKTSLAEGGGTIAEIELDEAYAPIGSEARAILRPKSLLGQTYVELSAGPRDAEPLHDGHTLEDARVEESVEIDEVISAFDEDTRSNLQGWVRELATAIDKGRGEDLSDAFGNLPRFVATGADVLEVLDEEEPALRRLVKNTGIALGAINERRGQFQELIVNADNTFGALASRNEALAQTIDILPTFLDETRITVARLERFSVDTQPLVEDLQPVATDLAPTLRDVGRLAPDLEGLFRNLDPVIDEAPGTLPRAADFLRGASPVLGSLHPYLQQLNPIIALLNFQQEQVSDFISRGGNTLNATLPTPEGEGPRHYLRQIGILNSSGLALQRTRQPIERGNAYPSPNYVKRARALGMYEAFDCKPAGGEQPAPRPGLPPCFVQPPSLYDGTRFPVPGAGEDDLVAKPDGDAGREPATP; via the coding sequence ATGCAGAAGCAGACACCGACCACCGCAAAGCTCGCCGCAATGGTGGCGTTCACGCTGTCGTGCTTCGGGCTGCTGCTGTTCCTGTGGGTCTCGTTCGGCGGGCCGTCGCCGCTGCGGCCGGAGGGCTACCGCTTCAACGTGCGCTTCGACGAGGCCACGCTGCTCGTGCAGGAGGCCGACGTCCGCATGGCGGGGCTCAACGTGGGCAAGGTCAAGAAGACCTCGCTGGCCGAGGGCGGGGGCACGATCGCCGAGATCGAGCTCGACGAGGCGTACGCGCCGATCGGCTCCGAGGCACGGGCCATCCTGCGGCCCAAGTCGCTGCTGGGCCAGACCTACGTCGAGCTCAGCGCCGGGCCACGCGATGCCGAGCCGCTCCACGACGGCCACACGCTGGAGGACGCCCGAGTGGAGGAGTCGGTCGAGATCGACGAGGTCATCAGCGCCTTCGACGAGGACACCCGCTCGAACCTCCAGGGCTGGGTCCGCGAGCTGGCCACGGCCATCGACAAGGGGAGGGGGGAGGACCTCAGCGACGCCTTCGGCAACCTGCCGCGCTTCGTGGCCACCGGCGCCGACGTGCTCGAGGTGCTCGACGAGGAGGAGCCGGCGCTGCGCCGGCTCGTCAAGAACACGGGCATCGCGCTCGGGGCCATCAACGAGCGGCGCGGGCAGTTCCAAGAGCTGATCGTCAACGCGGACAACACGTTCGGGGCGCTGGCCTCACGAAACGAGGCGCTGGCCCAGACGATCGACATCCTGCCCACCTTCCTCGACGAGACGCGCATCACCGTGGCGCGCCTCGAGCGCTTCTCCGTGGACACGCAGCCCCTGGTGGAGGACCTGCAGCCGGTGGCCACCGACCTGGCGCCCACGCTGCGCGACGTCGGCCGCCTCGCGCCCGACCTCGAGGGACTCTTCCGCAACCTCGACCCGGTGATCGACGAGGCCCCGGGCACGCTGCCACGCGCCGCGGACTTCCTGCGCGGCGCCTCGCCGGTGCTCGGCTCCCTGCATCCGTACCTGCAGCAGCTCAACCCGATAATCGCGCTGCTCAACTTCCAGCAGGAGCAGGTCTCGGACTTCATCTCCCGCGGTGGCAACACCCTCAACGCCACGCTGCCCACGCCGGAGGGGGAGGGCCCGCGTCACTACCTGCGCCAGATCGGGATCCTCAACTCCAGCGGGCTTGCGCTGCAGCGCACCCGCCAGCCCATCGAGCGCGGGAACGCCTACCCGTCTCCGAACTACGTCAAGCGCGCCCGCGCGCTCGGCATGTACGAGGCGTTCGACTGCAAGCCCGCCGGTGGCGAGCAGCCGGCCCCCAGGCCCGGGCTGCCGCCGTGCTTCGTGCAACCGCCGTCGCTCTATGACGGAACGCGCTTCCCCGTCCCCGGCGCCGGCGAGGACGACCTCGTGGCCAAGCCGGACGGCGACGCAGGGCGCGAGCCAGCCACGCCCTAG
- a CDS encoding MlaD family protein gives MSRRRATPFGIGLIGLVLVVFGTYFAFTKSNPFAQPYELKAVFESANNLAVRSPVRIAGIDVGKVTRVESLGDGSGMARVTMELDDEALPIKRDAELKVRSRLFLEGNYFVELHPGSPPAREVDSGHTIPPNQTAFPVQFGQVLSALQSDTREDLQSLLRELSDGYRGSGARGFNQAIRHWESAYRNTALVSQATLGEEEHDLTRVLDGQARVFGALSRDERALMDLVTDLNATVASFAEQEDNLRAAIPELRDVLREGRPALQSLNTALPSIRAFARDALPGARSSRATLDAQIPFITQARRLVSPGEAGGLAEDLRETVPALVRLNERSARSFEQTRALARCQNRVLLPFSTTPVPDPAFPEHSGEAFFEESPRAFVGLSGESRLADANTPYFRTLATSGATTVVSTGELGERLYGQVGLPLLGVRPPRPPQAPVFRPNVPCETQEPPDLSAPAAAGDQQVQAQPQRTASDRRRAELGAEQLEEITTHLDSVLRGLPSIDPLQFSEEGIELQSDLLGLVRTRDGRWRERR, from the coding sequence GTGAGCCGGCGGCGCGCCACACCGTTCGGCATCGGGCTGATCGGCCTCGTGCTCGTGGTGTTCGGGACCTACTTCGCGTTCACGAAGTCCAACCCGTTCGCCCAGCCCTACGAGCTCAAGGCCGTGTTCGAGTCGGCCAACAACCTCGCCGTCCGCTCGCCCGTGCGCATCGCCGGGATCGATGTGGGCAAGGTCACGCGTGTCGAGTCGCTCGGCGACGGCTCCGGGATGGCGCGGGTCACGATGGAGCTCGACGACGAGGCGCTGCCCATCAAGCGCGACGCCGAGCTCAAGGTCCGCTCGCGCCTGTTCCTCGAGGGCAACTACTTCGTGGAGCTGCACCCCGGCTCTCCCCCCGCCCGGGAGGTGGACTCGGGGCACACGATCCCGCCCAACCAGACCGCCTTCCCGGTCCAGTTCGGCCAGGTGCTCAGCGCGCTCCAGTCGGACACCCGCGAGGACCTCCAATCGCTTCTGCGGGAGCTCTCGGACGGCTACCGCGGGTCCGGCGCCCGCGGGTTCAACCAGGCCATCCGCCACTGGGAGTCCGCCTACCGCAACACCGCGCTGGTGAGCCAGGCCACGCTCGGCGAGGAGGAGCACGACCTCACGCGCGTGCTCGACGGCCAGGCGCGCGTGTTCGGCGCGCTGTCGCGGGACGAGCGGGCCCTGATGGACCTGGTCACCGACCTCAACGCCACCGTGGCCTCCTTCGCCGAGCAGGAGGACAACCTGCGCGCGGCCATCCCGGAGCTGCGCGACGTGCTGCGCGAGGGCCGTCCGGCGCTGCAGTCGCTCAACACCGCGCTGCCCTCCATACGCGCCTTCGCCCGCGACGCCCTGCCGGGGGCGCGCTCCTCGCGGGCCACGCTCGACGCCCAGATCCCCTTCATCACGCAGGCGCGCAGGCTGGTGTCGCCCGGCGAGGCCGGCGGCCTCGCCGAGGACCTGCGCGAGACCGTGCCCGCCCTCGTGCGCCTCAACGAGCGCTCGGCGCGCAGCTTCGAGCAGACCCGCGCGCTGGCCCGCTGCCAGAACCGCGTGCTGCTGCCGTTCTCCACCACGCCCGTTCCCGACCCCGCCTTCCCGGAGCACTCGGGCGAGGCCTTCTTCGAGGAGTCGCCGCGGGCGTTCGTCGGGCTGTCCGGCGAGAGCAGGCTGGCCGACGCCAACACCCCGTACTTCCGCACGCTCGCCACCAGCGGCGCCACCACCGTGGTCTCCACCGGCGAGCTCGGCGAGCGCCTCTACGGGCAGGTCGGCCTGCCGCTGCTCGGCGTCCGGCCGCCGCGGCCCCCGCAGGCCCCGGTGTTCCGGCCGAACGTGCCGTGCGAGACCCAGGAGCCCCCGGACCTGAGCGCACCGGCCGCCGCGGGTGACCAGCAGGTTCAGGCACAGCCGCAGCGGACCGCCTCGGACCGCCGCCGGGCCGAGCTCGGAGCGGAGCAGCTCGAGGAGATCACGACCCACCTCGACTCGGTCCTGCGCGGCCTGCCCTCGATCGACCCCCTGCAGTTCTCCGAGGAGGGGATCGAGCTCCAGTCCGACCTGCTCGGACTCGTACGCACGCGGGATGGGCGCTGGAGGGAGCGCCGATGA
- a CDS encoding MFS transporter codes for MEEARTPLDSAVATALRRLLPLLVGMHVIAFIDRVNITFAEDELTRDLGLSATMFGLASGIFFLGYLVLEVPSNLVLHRVGARRWLARIMITWGVFAAAAALAWDGTSLIVFRLLLGFAEAGFFPGVIYFLLCWFPDSDRARATGYFMTGVAIAAVLGGPFSGGLLELDGVLGLTGWQWLFIGQGTPAVLIGLYVLRALPDTPREADWLDPAETAALERQLAEESSAREALEGLDLRAALTDRRVLRLGAVYFCSNFAGYGLIFWLADIIERVGELRPIELGLVATIPFAFGTAGLYVLGRAADRAADRRRPVAAGLALGAIGTVLLVVLPPVPAMLGAVIATFGLLGVIPAFWTLPTGMLSGRAAAGGIALVNTIGVTGGLFGPVVVGILKDATGSLDAGLLTLAGALVVGTAVVLRARVAPRPGEMVQPAPASSG; via the coding sequence GTGGAGGAGGCACGCACGCCGCTGGACTCGGCGGTGGCCACGGCGCTGCGGCGACTGCTGCCGTTGCTGGTGGGCATGCACGTGATCGCGTTCATCGATCGCGTGAACATCACCTTCGCCGAGGACGAGCTCACGCGCGACCTGGGGCTCAGCGCGACCATGTTCGGGCTGGCTTCGGGCATCTTCTTCCTGGGCTATCTGGTGCTCGAGGTGCCGAGCAACCTCGTGCTGCACCGAGTGGGCGCGCGCCGCTGGCTCGCGCGGATCATGATCACCTGGGGCGTGTTCGCGGCGGCTGCCGCGCTGGCCTGGGACGGCACGTCCCTGATCGTGTTCCGGCTGCTGCTGGGCTTCGCCGAAGCGGGCTTCTTCCCGGGGGTCATCTACTTCCTGCTGTGCTGGTTCCCGGACTCCGACCGCGCCCGGGCCACCGGCTACTTCATGACCGGCGTGGCGATCGCCGCCGTGCTCGGCGGGCCCTTCTCCGGCGGGCTGCTGGAGCTGGACGGCGTGCTGGGGCTCACGGGCTGGCAGTGGCTGTTCATCGGGCAGGGGACTCCGGCGGTGCTCATCGGCCTGTACGTCCTGCGCGCGCTGCCGGATACGCCGCGCGAGGCGGACTGGCTCGACCCGGCGGAGACGGCCGCCCTCGAGCGGCAGCTCGCGGAGGAGTCGTCGGCGCGCGAGGCGCTTGAGGGGCTCGATCTGCGCGCAGCGCTCACCGACCGGCGGGTGCTGCGGTTGGGGGCCGTGTACTTCTGCTCGAACTTCGCGGGCTACGGGCTGATCTTCTGGCTGGCGGACATCATCGAGCGCGTCGGCGAGCTGCGCCCGATCGAGCTGGGGCTGGTGGCCACCATCCCGTTCGCCTTCGGCACGGCCGGGTTGTACGTGCTCGGCCGGGCCGCCGATCGCGCCGCCGACCGCCGCCGGCCGGTGGCCGCCGGGCTGGCGCTCGGCGCGATCGGCACCGTGCTCCTGGTGGTGCTGCCGCCCGTGCCGGCCATGCTCGGGGCGGTGATCGCCACCTTCGGCCTGCTCGGCGTGATCCCCGCGTTCTGGACATTGCCGACGGGCATGCTCAGCGGGCGCGCCGCGGCGGGCGGCATCGCGCTCGTGAACACCATCGGCGTCACCGGCGGGCTGTTCGGGCCGGTGGTGGTGGGGATCCTGAAGGACGCCACCGGATCCCTCGACGCGGGCCTGCTGACGCTGGCCGGCGCGCTCGTGGTGGGCACGGCCGTCGTGCTGCGGGCGCGGGTGGCCCCGCGGCCGGGCGAAATGGTGCAGCCCGCGCCGGCATCCAGCGGGTAG
- a CDS encoding MlaD family protein codes for MTRRPARSVVASPVLVGAITLLVACVAVLLAVQANRGLPFVPSYDLRAELPGGANLIEGNEVRMGGFRVGVIEQIRPAVSPRGAQRSIAVVHMKLDKKVEPLAVDTGITVRPRSALGLKYIELTPGTSARALAAGATIPLENAVKPTELDEFFGLNDAEFRGNQRTTLQGFGNAFAGRGQSINLAIQSLVPFVTHLEPVMRTLSDPDNDLGELFRQSERFSGQIAPVARTYASLFVNMATTFEALSRHPERLRGTIERGAPTLEQAIRSFPVQRPFLAETEELMRRLEPVALEMTRSLPPTTDALETGAPVLARAPALYRETQNVFAALDDLASEPTTLLGLQDLHDLLDVATPLVEWVAPFQTVCNYWNYYWNAIGEHVSEPVPGGTLQRSSLGSDNRTQDNRISTHDADRPADIPSDQPIDSRDPLGDQLVALHAGAYTPAVDAQGKADCQVGQTGYTSGPNVPDSRYGPSTNPAEGGGSHVVRSTDLPGIRYGGTYKARELGIDGIEDVP; via the coding sequence ATGACCCGGCGCCCCGCCCGCTCCGTCGTCGCCAGCCCCGTCCTCGTCGGGGCCATCACCCTGCTCGTCGCGTGCGTGGCGGTGCTGCTCGCCGTCCAGGCCAACCGCGGACTCCCGTTCGTGCCGAGCTACGACCTCAGGGCCGAGCTCCCGGGCGGTGCGAACCTGATCGAGGGCAACGAGGTCCGCATGGGCGGCTTCCGCGTCGGCGTGATCGAGCAGATCCGCCCGGCCGTGAGCCCCCGCGGCGCCCAGCGCTCGATCGCGGTCGTGCACATGAAGCTCGACAAGAAGGTGGAGCCGCTGGCCGTGGACACCGGCATCACGGTCCGCCCGCGCTCGGCGCTGGGACTGAAGTACATCGAGCTCACCCCGGGCACCAGCGCGCGGGCGCTGGCAGCCGGGGCCACCATCCCGCTGGAGAACGCGGTCAAGCCCACCGAGCTCGACGAGTTCTTCGGGCTCAACGACGCCGAGTTCCGGGGCAACCAGCGCACGACCCTGCAGGGCTTCGGCAACGCGTTCGCCGGGCGCGGCCAGTCGATCAACCTCGCGATCCAGAGCCTCGTCCCGTTCGTCACCCACCTCGAGCCGGTGATGCGCACGCTGTCGGACCCGGACAACGACCTCGGCGAGCTCTTCCGTCAGAGCGAGCGCTTCTCCGGGCAGATCGCCCCCGTCGCGCGCACGTACGCGTCCCTGTTCGTGAACATGGCCACCACGTTCGAGGCGCTGAGCCGCCATCCCGAGCGCCTGCGCGGCACGATCGAGCGCGGGGCGCCGACGCTGGAGCAGGCCATCCGGAGCTTCCCGGTGCAGCGCCCGTTCCTCGCCGAGACCGAGGAGCTCATGCGGCGGCTCGAGCCCGTGGCGCTGGAGATGACGCGCTCGCTGCCGCCCACCACGGACGCGCTCGAGACGGGCGCCCCGGTGCTCGCGCGCGCCCCGGCGCTGTACAGGGAGACGCAGAACGTCTTCGCCGCGCTGGACGATCTGGCCTCGGAGCCCACCACCCTGCTCGGCCTGCAGGACCTGCACGACCTGCTCGACGTGGCCACACCGCTCGTGGAGTGGGTCGCGCCGTTCCAGACGGTCTGCAACTACTGGAACTACTACTGGAACGCCATCGGCGAGCACGTGTCCGAGCCGGTGCCGGGCGGCACGCTCCAGCGCAGCTCGCTGGGCTCCGACAACCGCACCCAGGACAACCGCATCTCCACCCACGACGCCGACCGCCCCGCGGACATCCCGTCGGATCAGCCGATCGACTCGCGCGACCCGCTGGGGGACCAGCTCGTGGCGCTCCACGCCGGCGCGTACACGCCCGCGGTCGACGCCCAGGGCAAGGCCGACTGCCAGGTGGGCCAGACGGGGTACACGTCGGGCCCGAACGTCCCCGACAGCCGCTACGGCCCCTCGACCAACCCCGCCGAGGGCGGCGGCAGCCACGTCGTGCGGAGCACCGATCTCCCGGGCATCCGCTACGGCGGCACCTACAAGGCGCGTGAGCTGGGCATCGACGGGATCGAGGACGTGCCGTGA
- a CDS encoding DUF3817 domain-containing protein yields MPGTPAAIRRRLDAIRILAIADAFLLVPLVIAALSHSEGVVDVLGPIHGVGFLGLVGLCARGAAVGAWSWWFPALVVVTLGPPGSLIGDVRIRRSLRTAEPV; encoded by the coding sequence GTGCCCGGGACCCCAGCCGCCATCCGCCGCCGCCTCGACGCCATCCGCATCCTGGCCATCGCCGACGCCTTCCTGCTCGTGCCGCTGGTCATCGCGGCGCTGTCCCACTCGGAAGGGGTGGTGGACGTCCTGGGCCCGATCCACGGCGTGGGCTTCCTCGGCCTGGTCGGGCTGTGCGCGCGCGGCGCCGCCGTCGGCGCCTGGAGCTGGTGGTTTCCCGCGCTGGTCGTGGTCACGCTCGGCCCCCCCGGCTCGCTCATCGGGGACGTCCGCATCCGCCGCTCGCTGCGCACAGCCGAGCCGGTATGA